Proteins encoded together in one Marinithermus hydrothermalis DSM 14884 window:
- a CDS encoding metallophosphoesterase encodes MVKVVAIGDVHAAFGRLWQALKRAQAADETLLPTLPVRDGRYRVVLLGDLIHPKTAAQYTRLTGLEPYDPQNPAHLKAAARAQVRGLWRLKRYVEAAQGHAIVLLGNHEAAVLERHPLLGNASGIVHAEFDPDRGGLALPEELQAWIHAFPREYRLHGVHFAHVGPAPWLQAYDAMFYQSDEAKRWWRTHPEYLARMGYRFGVYGHTAMPQGIQILEPHGIALIDALDRNQYLELVVSPEVLRWRVASF; translated from the coding sequence ATGGTTAAGGTAGTGGCCATCGGGGATGTGCACGCGGCGTTCGGCCGGCTCTGGCAGGCTCTGAAGCGGGCCCAGGCCGCGGACGAGACGCTGTTACCCACCCTGCCCGTGCGCGACGGACGGTACCGGGTCGTCCTCCTCGGGGACCTGATCCACCCCAAGACCGCTGCCCAGTACACGCGCCTCACGGGCCTCGAGCCCTACGACCCCCAAAACCCCGCGCACCTCAAGGCCGCGGCTCGAGCGCAGGTGCGGGGCCTGTGGCGCCTCAAGCGGTACGTGGAGGCCGCCCAGGGGCACGCGATCGTGCTTTTAGGGAACCACGAGGCGGCCGTGCTGGAACGGCACCCTTTGCTCGGGAATGCCTCCGGAATCGTGCACGCCGAGTTCGATCCCGACCGCGGGGGGCTCGCGCTACCGGAGGAACTCCAGGCGTGGATCCACGCCTTTCCCCGAGAGTACCGGCTGCACGGCGTGCACTTCGCCCATGTCGGGCCGGCCCCCTGGCTGCAGGCGTACGACGCGATGTTCTACCAAAGCGACGAAGCGAAGCGCTGGTGGCGCACGCACCCCGAGTACCTCGCGCGCATGGGGTACCGGTTCGGCGTGTACGGGCACACCGCGATGCCCCAAGGCATCCAGATCCTCGAGCCGCACGGCATCGCCTTGATTGACGCGCTGGACCGGAACCAGTACCTCGAGCTCGTCGTAAGCCCTGAGGTGCTGCGCTGGCGGGTGGCGTCCTTTTAA
- a CDS encoding Rad52/Rad22 family DNA repair protein, giving the protein MSETVWARLAEPFPPEAIQWRIETLSKDKRRALVVPYVDARAVLERLDRVVGPEGWFDAYEVLSTAPPAVKCRLTVLGITKEDVGEGDSLKAAFSDALKRAAVKFGVGRDLYRLEKRWVAYDPETGRFTPPSLPEERKPEPQELIDRLVERLKDAGLGMEAARIITRYGGYGKTPEETRRLYGELRNLLKQAHG; this is encoded by the coding sequence ATGAGCGAAACCGTATGGGCACGCCTCGCCGAACCCTTCCCTCCCGAAGCGATCCAGTGGCGCATCGAAACCCTCTCCAAGGACAAGCGCCGCGCCCTCGTCGTGCCGTACGTGGACGCACGCGCCGTCCTCGAGCGCCTCGACCGGGTGGTGGGGCCCGAGGGGTGGTTCGACGCGTACGAGGTCCTTTCCACCGCGCCCCCCGCGGTCAAGTGCCGCCTGACCGTGCTCGGCATCACCAAGGAGGACGTGGGGGAAGGCGATAGCCTCAAAGCCGCCTTCTCCGACGCCCTGAAACGCGCGGCGGTCAAGTTCGGGGTGGGGCGGGACCTGTACCGGCTGGAGAAGCGGTGGGTAGCTTACGACCCAGAGACCGGCCGCTTCACCCCACCATCCCTTCCAGAAGAGCGCAAACCCGAACCTCAAGAGCTCATCGACCGGCTGGTTGAACGGCTCAAGGACGCCGGGCTGGGGATGGAAGCGGCCCGGATCATCACGCGCTACGGCGGGTACGGCAAGACCCCGGAGGAAACCCGGCGGCTGTACGGGGAACTGCGCAACCTCTTGAAGCAAGCGCATGGTTAA
- the queC gene encoding 7-cyano-7-deazaguanine synthase QueC — MKPKAVALLSGGLDSATAAAQALADGYEVIALSFAYGQRHTRELTAAKEVAKALGIQEHYVLEVNLAQWGGSALTDPTIQVPTGGVNPEVIPPTYVPGRNTVFLAIALSLAEARGAEAIYLGINAVDYSGYPDCRPEYLEAFQRLANLATKAGLEGQAPRLVAPLVMDTKADIVRRALALGVPIERTWSCYQGGEEPCGLCDSCRIRDRALIEAGRPDLATPKGRELYAQEAR, encoded by the coding sequence ATGAAACCAAAAGCCGTGGCTTTGCTCTCCGGAGGGCTGGACTCCGCCACCGCGGCGGCCCAGGCCCTCGCGGACGGGTACGAGGTCATCGCTCTTTCCTTCGCGTACGGCCAGCGGCACACCCGTGAGCTCACCGCCGCGAAGGAGGTCGCCAAAGCCTTAGGCATTCAGGAGCATTACGTTCTCGAGGTGAACCTCGCGCAGTGGGGCGGCAGCGCCTTGACCGACCCCACGATCCAGGTGCCGACCGGGGGCGTCAACCCGGAGGTGATCCCCCCCACTTACGTACCGGGGCGCAACACGGTCTTTTTGGCCATCGCCCTCTCCCTCGCGGAGGCGCGGGGCGCGGAGGCTATCTACCTGGGAATCAACGCCGTGGATTACTCCGGCTACCCGGACTGCCGGCCGGAGTACCTCGAGGCCTTCCAGCGCCTCGCCAACCTCGCCACCAAGGCCGGCCTGGAGGGGCAGGCCCCCCGGCTCGTCGCGCCTTTGGTGATGGACACGAAGGCGGATATCGTCCGGCGCGCGCTCGCGTTAGGCGTGCCGATCGAACGCACCTGGAGCTGCTACCAGGGGGGCGAGGAACCCTGCGGCTTGTGCGACTCGTGTCGCATCCGCGACCGGGCCTTGATCGAGGCCGGCCGGCCCGACCTCGCCACCCCCAAGGGGCGAGAGTTGTACGCCCAGGAGGCGCGTTAG
- a CDS encoding 7-carboxy-7-deazaguanine synthase QueE, producing the protein MRKGYPVVETFHSVQGEGHWTGTSAFFIRLAGCDVGCWFCDTKESWDMSQHPWRSVDALVAEAQAASPAIVVVTGGEPLMHDLTPLSRALRAAGLRAHLETSGAHPFSGAWDWVTLSPKKFRPPHPSVYPHVHELKVVVVNQSDLAWAETHAARVPPTALKYLQPEWSTEKSRQLILEYVLQHPEWRVSLQTHKVLGVR; encoded by the coding sequence ATGCGTAAGGGCTACCCCGTGGTGGAGACCTTCCACTCCGTCCAGGGCGAAGGGCACTGGACGGGCACGAGCGCCTTCTTCATCCGGCTCGCGGGGTGCGACGTGGGCTGTTGGTTCTGCGACACCAAGGAAAGCTGGGATATGAGCCAGCACCCCTGGCGCTCCGTGGACGCGCTCGTGGCCGAGGCCCAGGCCGCCTCCCCCGCGATCGTCGTCGTGACCGGTGGGGAGCCCCTCATGCACGACCTCACGCCCCTAAGCCGCGCCCTGCGCGCGGCCGGGCTGCGGGCGCACCTCGAGACCTCGGGCGCCCACCCGTTCAGCGGCGCGTGGGACTGGGTGACGCTCTCCCCCAAGAAGTTCCGCCCACCACACCCCTCCGTCTACCCGCACGTGCACGAGCTGAAGGTCGTGGTCGTGAACCAGAGCGACCTCGCCTGGGCCGAAACCCACGCCGCGCGGGTGCCCCCCACTGCACTTAAGTACCTGCAACCGGAGTGGAGCACCGAAAAAAGCCGGCAACTCATTCTCGAGTACGTCCTGCAGCACCCCGAGTGGCGGGTCAGCCTGCAGACGCACAAGGTACTGGGGGTACGTTGA
- a CDS encoding 6-pyruvoyl trahydropterin synthase family protein, which translates to MPRWKLVTEFTFDSAHYITDYDGPCGRMHGHTYRVRVEATSDRLYPSAHTPHPVMVADFKTLRWAKKDVTEGGLDHAVLNEVLPPEYATTAEMIAKYIHDETKRRLPEGVRLKVTVWETPTSWVEYEDA; encoded by the coding sequence ATGCCCCGTTGGAAGCTGGTGACCGAGTTTACCTTTGACAGCGCGCACTACATCACGGACTACGATGGGCCGTGCGGCCGGATGCACGGGCACACCTACCGGGTGCGGGTGGAAGCCACCTCCGACCGGCTCTACCCCTCGGCGCACACGCCGCACCCGGTGATGGTCGCGGACTTCAAGACGCTACGCTGGGCCAAGAAGGACGTCACCGAAGGCGGGCTGGACCACGCGGTGCTGAACGAGGTCCTGCCCCCCGAGTACGCGACCACCGCCGAGATGATCGCCAAGTACATTCACGACGAGACCAAGCGCCGCCTCCCCGAAGGGGTGCGGCTCAAGGTCACGGTGTGGGAGACCCCCACGAGCTGGGTGGAGTACGAGGATGCGTAA
- a CDS encoding FAD-dependent oxidoreductase: protein MNTRQAQLERLKREAFDLLVIGGGATGAGIALDAASRGLKVALVERDDFAAGTSSRSTKLIHGGVRYLEQAVKRLDRVQFNLVRDALHERRILLRIAPHLARPLPLVTPLYRVWEAPYYWSGLKLYDLLAGRAGIGWSRFLPRHEALRRFPILRPEGLVGGVLYYDGQFDDARMNLAIVLTALQHGAVAVNHAEVTALLKREGRVRGATVRDRITGEAFEVTAAVVINATGPFADEVRRLDDPDAPPILRVSSGVHLVLDARFSPPDTGLLIPRTEDGRVLFVLPWLGHTLVGTTDEPATPDPHPPVREEEVEYLLRHVNRYFNLEVTRADIKARWSGLRPLVARPQEADTARLARDHVILESPSGLLTITGGKWTTYRKMAEDAVTHAVRRAGLTPQGPCRTAALPLVGAARFDPSGAARLAEAFDLAPDVAAHLHHAYGDQAERVAALAGEGYGARLAPGHPYLEAEVVWAAREELAVRALDVLARRTRLAFLDRNAACEALERVVELLAAELGWDAARRETETRWAQARLERAL from the coding sequence ATGAACACGCGCCAGGCACAGCTTGAGCGCTTGAAGCGGGAGGCGTTCGACCTCCTCGTGATCGGCGGGGGCGCGACCGGCGCGGGCATCGCTTTGGACGCGGCGAGCCGGGGGCTGAAGGTCGCCCTCGTCGAACGGGACGACTTCGCGGCCGGCACCTCCTCGCGCAGCACCAAGCTGATCCACGGCGGGGTGCGGTACCTGGAGCAGGCCGTCAAGCGGCTGGACCGCGTGCAGTTCAACCTGGTGCGGGACGCGCTCCACGAGCGCAGAATCCTCCTCAGGATCGCACCGCACCTCGCGCGCCCCCTGCCGCTCGTCACGCCCCTTTATAGGGTGTGGGAAGCCCCGTACTACTGGTCCGGCCTGAAGCTCTACGACCTGCTCGCGGGCCGGGCGGGGATCGGCTGGAGCCGCTTCCTCCCCCGCCATGAGGCCCTCCGCCGCTTCCCTATCCTGCGCCCTGAGGGGCTCGTGGGGGGGGTGCTGTACTACGACGGGCAGTTCGACGACGCCCGCATGAACCTCGCTATAGTCCTCACCGCGCTCCAGCACGGCGCGGTCGCCGTGAACCACGCGGAGGTCACGGCTCTCCTCAAGCGCGAGGGCCGCGTGCGGGGCGCGACGGTCCGGGACCGAATCACCGGCGAGGCCTTCGAGGTCACGGCCGCCGTTGTGATCAACGCCACCGGCCCCTTCGCCGACGAGGTTCGCCGCCTGGACGACCCCGACGCCCCACCCATCCTCCGGGTCAGCTCGGGCGTGCACCTGGTGCTCGACGCGCGTTTTTCCCCCCCGGACACGGGGCTGCTCATCCCCAGGACGGAGGACGGGCGCGTGCTGTTCGTCCTCCCGTGGCTGGGACACACCCTCGTCGGCACCACGGACGAGCCCGCCACACCCGACCCGCACCCCCCGGTGCGCGAGGAGGAGGTCGAGTACCTGCTGCGACACGTGAACCGGTACTTTAACCTCGAGGTCACCCGCGCGGACATCAAGGCCCGCTGGAGCGGCCTGCGGCCCCTCGTGGCCCGCCCCCAGGAGGCGGACACCGCGCGGCTGGCACGGGACCACGTGATCCTCGAAAGCCCCTCCGGCCTCCTCACGATCACGGGCGGCAAGTGGACCACCTACCGCAAGATGGCCGAGGACGCGGTCACGCACGCGGTGCGACGTGCGGGCCTAACCCCCCAAGGCCCCTGCCGGACCGCGGCGCTTCCTCTCGTGGGCGCCGCGCGCTTCGACCCGAGCGGGGCCGCGCGGCTTGCCGAGGCCTTCGACCTCGCGCCGGACGTCGCCGCTCACCTGCACCACGCCTACGGCGACCAGGCGGAACGGGTGGCGGCCCTCGCAGGGGAAGGGTACGGGGCGCGGCTCGCGCCGGGGCACCCGTACCTCGAGGCCGAGGTGGTGTGGGCGGCCCGGGAGGAGCTCGCCGTGCGCGCCCTGGACGTGCTCGCGCGGCGCACCCGCCTGGCGTTTTTGGATCGAAACGCGGCCTGCGAAGCCCTGGAGCGCGTGGTGGAGTTGCTCGCCGCGGAACTGGGGTGGGACGCGGCGCGCCGTGAAACGGAAACCCGTTGGGCTCAAGCGCGGCTCGAGCGCGCCTTGTGA
- the glpK gene encoding glycerol kinase GlpK: protein MPYILALDQGTTSSRAIVFDLHGRPVAQAQREFTQHYPRPGWVEHDPVEIWETQLATARQALEQAGISAQEVAALGITNQRETTLLWERSTGRPVANAIVWQDRRTAPICGALKVQGLEPTVRAKTGLVLDPYFSGTKLRWLLEQHPNLKARAASGELAFGTVDSWLIWNLTGGRVHATDVTNAARTLLFNIHTLSWDPELLEALEIPAALLPEVRPSAGRFGETDPALFGAAIPITGVAGDQQAALFGQACVEPGLAKNTYGTGAFVVMHTGAQAVTGDGVLTTLAWQLEGHPPAYALEGSIFIAGAAVQWLRDGLGIIERSAEVEALARSVPDAGGVYFVPALVGLGAPHWDPYARGLLIGLTRGTTKAHIARAALEAIAYQTADAIRAMEAASGLRLKELRVDGGAAANDLLLEFQADLLNAAVLRPKVTETTALGAAYLAAVGAGMLSVPEVQARWALERRFEPRMDPARREALYAGWRRAVERARGWSSA, encoded by the coding sequence ATGCCGTATATTCTCGCCCTCGACCAGGGGACGACCTCGAGCCGCGCCATCGTGTTCGACCTGCACGGCCGGCCCGTCGCCCAAGCGCAGCGGGAGTTCACCCAGCACTACCCGCGCCCTGGATGGGTGGAGCACGACCCCGTGGAGATCTGGGAGACCCAGCTGGCCACCGCTCGCCAAGCCCTGGAGCAGGCCGGGATCTCGGCCCAGGAGGTAGCAGCCCTCGGGATCACGAACCAGCGCGAGACCACCCTCCTCTGGGAGCGCAGCACGGGCCGGCCGGTCGCGAACGCGATCGTCTGGCAGGACCGCCGCACCGCCCCCATCTGCGGGGCCCTCAAGGTCCAGGGCCTCGAGCCTACGGTCCGCGCCAAGACCGGGCTCGTGCTCGACCCGTACTTCTCCGGCACCAAGCTGCGCTGGCTCCTCGAGCAGCACCCTAACCTCAAGGCCCGAGCCGCGTCAGGCGAGCTGGCCTTCGGCACCGTGGACAGCTGGCTCATCTGGAACCTGACCGGCGGCCGGGTCCACGCCACCGACGTGACCAACGCCGCGCGCACCCTGCTCTTCAACATCCACACCCTCTCCTGGGACCCGGAGCTCCTCGAGGCCCTCGAGATCCCCGCCGCCCTCCTCCCCGAGGTGCGGCCCTCCGCGGGGCGCTTCGGGGAGACGGACCCAGCCCTTTTCGGCGCAGCCATCCCCATCACGGGCGTGGCCGGGGACCAGCAGGCGGCCCTGTTCGGCCAGGCCTGCGTGGAGCCGGGCCTGGCGAAGAACACCTACGGCACGGGCGCCTTCGTCGTGATGCACACCGGCGCGCAGGCCGTGACGGGGGACGGGGTGCTCACCACCCTCGCCTGGCAGCTCGAAGGCCACCCCCCCGCGTACGCCCTCGAGGGCTCGATCTTCATCGCGGGAGCCGCGGTGCAGTGGCTTCGGGACGGGCTGGGGATCATCGAGCGCTCCGCGGAGGTCGAGGCCCTGGCGCGCTCGGTCCCCGACGCGGGCGGGGTGTACTTCGTGCCCGCCCTGGTGGGGCTGGGCGCGCCCCACTGGGACCCGTACGCCCGCGGCCTCCTGATCGGCCTAACCCGCGGCACCACCAAGGCCCACATCGCCCGCGCGGCCCTCGAGGCGATCGCGTACCAAACCGCGGACGCCATCCGCGCGATGGAGGCCGCCTCCGGCCTCCGACTCAAGGAGCTGCGCGTGGACGGGGGCGCGGCGGCCAACGACCTCCTCCTCGAGTTCCAAGCGGACCTGTTGAACGCGGCGGTGCTGCGCCCCAAGGTGACGGAGACCACCGCCTTGGGCGCGGCGTACCTCGCCGCGGTGGGGGCCGGGATGCTCAGCGTTCCGGAGGTTCAGGCGCGGTGGGCCCTCGAGCGCCGCTTCGAGCCCCGGATGGACCCCGCCCGGCGCGAGGCGCTCTACGCGGGCTGGCGGCGCGCGGTTGAGCGGGCCCGCGGGTGGAGTTCGGCATGA
- a CDS encoding ABC-ATPase domain-containing protein: MRSFAELEQRLVQIDRRGYKAYNEIKGSWSEGRFVLIVDHVQADPFATPSRVRLRIPQHIHQIPPELWASTPRRIALTDYLLRVFAQAARSIPRVGGTGHSGKVLVDAGDAEILARSGCAINEEYLELRFRVGLPAQGRSVMGRSAARLLTEHLPRAAEAVFWSRLNQKEAWTWVKLAEDHAHLQAQLKEHKLVAFVRDGSILPRASGVSSAPLKGALPFESPPSLRVTLKTLHHGEVTGMGIPEGITLITGGGFHGKTTLLEAIQYGVYPHIPGDGREWVVTRADTVKIRSEDGRSVVGVDLRPFIHDLPGGKDTAAFTTQDASGSTSLAAALLEALEAGAGVLLLDEDTSATNLLIRDARMQRLVQKETITPLIDRVREMHEKLGVSVLLVVGGSGDYLDVADTVILMEDYRPREVTREARAVAEAQPTGRTIGDPAHPLTVTPRCPLPESFNPRRSRKEKVRAKGLRELVFGEEIIDLSALEQLVDDSQARAIGVLLKRLRSVARPDLPLKEALQLIHQEASIEGLFAMEPSPELALPRLFEVAGAVNRLRSLEVRQART; the protein is encoded by the coding sequence ATGCGGAGCTTTGCCGAGCTCGAGCAGCGCCTCGTGCAGATCGACCGGCGCGGCTACAAGGCCTACAACGAGATCAAGGGCAGCTGGAGCGAGGGGCGGTTCGTCCTCATCGTGGACCACGTTCAGGCCGATCCGTTCGCGACCCCCTCGCGCGTGCGCCTCAGGATCCCGCAGCACATCCACCAGATTCCCCCGGAGCTGTGGGCCTCGACCCCGCGCCGAATCGCCCTGACCGATTACCTCCTGCGGGTGTTCGCCCAGGCGGCGCGGTCCATCCCTCGCGTCGGGGGAACCGGCCACTCCGGCAAGGTGCTGGTGGACGCGGGGGACGCGGAGATCCTCGCGCGCTCGGGCTGTGCGATCAACGAGGAGTACCTGGAGCTGCGCTTCCGCGTGGGCCTGCCCGCCCAGGGGCGCAGCGTGATGGGGCGCAGCGCCGCCCGCCTCCTCACCGAGCACCTGCCGCGCGCGGCGGAGGCGGTCTTCTGGAGCCGCCTGAACCAGAAAGAAGCCTGGACGTGGGTCAAGCTCGCGGAGGACCACGCCCACCTCCAGGCACAGCTCAAGGAACACAAGCTCGTCGCCTTCGTGCGGGACGGCAGCATCCTGCCGCGCGCCTCGGGTGTCTCCAGCGCCCCCTTAAAGGGCGCGCTGCCCTTCGAAAGCCCGCCCAGCCTCCGGGTCACCCTCAAGACCCTGCACCACGGCGAGGTCACCGGGATGGGGATCCCCGAAGGGATCACGCTCATCACCGGCGGGGGGTTCCACGGCAAGACCACCCTCCTCGAGGCCATCCAGTACGGCGTGTACCCCCACATCCCCGGCGACGGACGCGAGTGGGTCGTCACGCGAGCCGACACGGTCAAGATCCGCAGCGAGGACGGACGCAGCGTGGTCGGGGTGGACCTCCGGCCCTTCATCCACGACCTGCCCGGAGGGAAGGACACCGCCGCCTTCACCACGCAGGACGCCTCCGGCTCCACCAGCCTCGCCGCGGCCCTGCTGGAAGCCCTCGAGGCCGGCGCGGGTGTGCTGCTTCTGGACGAGGACACCTCCGCGACGAACCTGTTGATCCGCGACGCCCGCATGCAGCGCCTCGTCCAAAAAGAAACGATCACGCCCTTGATCGACCGGGTGCGGGAAATGCACGAGAAGCTCGGGGTCTCGGTCCTGCTCGTGGTGGGCGGGAGCGGCGACTACCTGGATGTGGCCGACACCGTCATCCTCATGGAGGACTACCGGCCGCGCGAGGTGACGCGCGAAGCCCGCGCGGTCGCCGAAGCCCAACCCACCGGCCGCACGATCGGGGACCCCGCCCACCCCCTCACCGTCACGCCGCGCTGCCCGCTTCCCGAGTCGTTCAATCCCCGCCGTAGCCGCAAGGAGAAGGTGCGGGCCAAGGGGCTGCGCGAGCTGGTGTTCGGGGAGGAGATCATCGACCTCTCCGCACTGGAGCAGCTCGTGGACGACTCCCAAGCCCGCGCGATCGGCGTCCTCCTCAAGCGCCTGCGCTCCGTAGCCCGGCCCGACCTGCCCTTAAAAGAAGCCCTGCAGCTCATCCACCAGGAGGCCAGCATCGAGGGGCTGTTCGCCATGGAGCCCTCCCCCGAGCTGGCCTTGCCCCGATTGTTCGAGGTCGCGGGCGCGGTCAACCGCCTGCGAAGCCTGGAGGTGCGGCAGGCCCGGACCTAG
- a CDS encoding tRNA (cytidine(34)-2'-O)-methyltransferase: MVRVVLYQPEIPQNVGNIARTCAAVGAELHLVRPFGFRWGDPRMKRAGLDYWPHVRYVLHDTWAAFLETLGPQDRLFAFTTKGERRYTEVAYRPGDYLLFGPETRGLPPEILEVWPRLVIPMPGPVRSLNLSVAVGVAVYEALRQAGFAAPGE, from the coding sequence GTGGTGCGCGTGGTGTTGTACCAGCCGGAGATCCCGCAGAACGTGGGGAACATCGCCCGGACCTGCGCGGCCGTAGGGGCGGAACTGCACCTGGTGCGGCCCTTCGGGTTCCGTTGGGGGGATCCGAGGATGAAGCGCGCCGGCCTCGACTACTGGCCGCATGTGCGGTACGTGTTGCACGACACCTGGGCGGCCTTTCTCGAGACGTTGGGGCCCCAGGACCGCCTCTTCGCCTTCACCACCAAGGGGGAACGGCGCTACACCGAGGTGGCCTACCGGCCGGGGGACTACCTGTTGTTTGGCCCGGAGACGCGGGGGTTGCCGCCGGAGATCCTCGAGGTTTGGCCCCGGCTGGTGATCCCGATGCCGGGGCCGGTGCGTTCCCTGAACCTGTCCGTGGCGGTGGGGGTTGCGGTGTACGAGGCGCTTAGGCAGGCGGGGTTTGCCGCGCCAGGTGAATGA
- a CDS encoding [LysW]-lysine hydrolase: protein METLDPVEFLKGALEIPSPSGAERLVAEYLAEGMARLGMKAWVDEADNARGQLGAGPVQVVLLGHIDTVPGEIPVRLAGDKLFGRGAVDAKGPFVTFILAAAGLPQEALERLTVHLVGATEEEVPSSKGARYVAPLLRPDYVIIGEPSGWEGITLGYKGRLLVRVRREKDNFHSAHHEPNAAEELINYFNSVRAWTEGLNTGMRPFDQVQYSLRDFRIHPAQTKQVAELFFDLRLPPRLPPEEAIRHLLAYAPPTLELDFFGREVPYQGPKDTPLTRALRVGIRKAGGRPVFKLKTGTSDMNVLAPHWPVPMVAYGPGDSTLDHTPHEHILIPEFLKGIEALREALIHLARQTPPA from the coding sequence ATGGAAACGCTGGACCCCGTGGAGTTTCTAAAGGGCGCCCTCGAGATCCCGAGCCCTTCGGGCGCTGAGCGGCTCGTCGCCGAGTACCTGGCCGAGGGCATGGCCCGCCTCGGGATGAAGGCCTGGGTGGACGAGGCCGATAACGCCCGCGGCCAGCTCGGGGCCGGGCCGGTGCAGGTGGTGCTCTTGGGGCACATCGACACCGTGCCCGGCGAGATCCCGGTGCGCCTTGCGGGAGACAAGCTCTTCGGTCGGGGCGCGGTGGACGCCAAAGGGCCGTTCGTGACCTTCATCCTAGCCGCCGCGGGCCTTCCCCAGGAGGCACTCGAGCGCCTCACGGTTCACCTGGTGGGCGCGACCGAGGAGGAGGTGCCCTCCTCCAAAGGCGCGCGGTACGTGGCGCCCCTGTTGCGCCCGGATTACGTGATCATCGGGGAGCCTTCGGGCTGGGAGGGGATCACGCTCGGGTACAAGGGGCGCCTGCTCGTTCGGGTGCGACGGGAAAAGGACAACTTCCACTCCGCGCACCACGAGCCCAACGCCGCCGAGGAGCTCATCAATTACTTCAACTCGGTGCGCGCCTGGACCGAGGGGCTGAACACCGGCATGCGGCCGTTTGACCAGGTGCAGTACTCGCTGCGCGACTTCCGGATCCACCCCGCCCAGACCAAGCAGGTGGCCGAGCTCTTCTTCGATCTGCGCCTGCCGCCGCGCCTACCCCCGGAAGAAGCCATCCGCCACCTGCTCGCCTACGCGCCGCCCACCCTCGAGCTCGACTTCTTCGGGCGGGAGGTGCCCTACCAAGGCCCTAAGGACACGCCGCTCACCCGCGCTCTGCGCGTCGGGATCCGCAAGGCCGGGGGGCGACCGGTCTTCAAGCTCAAGACCGGCACCTCGGACATGAACGTGCTCGCCCCGCACTGGCCGGTCCCGATGGTCGCGTACGGGCCGGGTGACTCCACGCTGGACCACACCCCCCACGAGCACATCCTCATCCCGGAGTTCCTAAAAGGCATCGAAGCGCTCCGCGAAGCGCTCATTCACCTGGCGCGGCAAACCCCGCCTGCCTAA
- the lysJ gene encoding [LysW]-aminoadipate semialdehyde transaminase LysJ, whose translation MNWLEIEKRYDSGVYNKHDLVIVRGKGARVWDHEGREYIDCVGGYGVANVGHSNPSVVEAVKRQAETLMVLPQTLPNDRRAEFYQTLVELTPPGLERVFPTNSGAEANEAALKFARAATGRTKFVAAMRSFHGRTLGALSVTWEKKYRAPFAPLVEPVEFIPYNDVEALHRAVDEETAALILEPVQGEGGVRPATLEFMQAARARTQEVGALLILDEIQTGFGRTGKLFAMEHFGITPDILTLAKAIGGGVPMGAMVTTHPIADKMPKGGHGTTFGGNPLAMAAGVAAMRYIATHRLWERAAELGAWFLEALRELDSPRVREVRGLGLMIGLELKERSAPYIQRLEQEHQVLTLAAGPNVIRFLPPLVIERSDLERVLEAVREVLR comes from the coding sequence ATGAACTGGCTCGAGATCGAGAAACGGTACGACTCTGGCGTATACAACAAGCACGACCTCGTCATCGTCCGGGGCAAGGGCGCGCGCGTGTGGGACCACGAGGGCCGGGAGTACATCGACTGCGTGGGCGGGTACGGCGTCGCGAACGTGGGGCACAGCAACCCCAGCGTGGTGGAGGCCGTCAAGCGCCAGGCCGAGACCCTCATGGTCCTGCCCCAAACCCTCCCCAACGACCGGCGGGCCGAGTTCTACCAGACCCTCGTGGAGCTCACCCCGCCCGGCCTCGAGCGCGTCTTCCCCACCAACTCCGGCGCCGAGGCCAACGAGGCCGCCTTGAAGTTCGCGCGGGCCGCGACGGGCCGCACCAAGTTCGTCGCGGCCATGCGGTCCTTCCACGGGCGCACCCTGGGGGCGCTCTCGGTCACCTGGGAGAAGAAGTACCGCGCGCCGTTCGCGCCGCTCGTGGAGCCGGTCGAGTTCATCCCCTACAACGACGTGGAGGCCCTTCACCGCGCGGTGGACGAGGAGACCGCCGCGCTCATCCTGGAGCCCGTCCAGGGCGAGGGCGGGGTCCGGCCGGCCACGCTCGAGTTCATGCAGGCCGCGCGCGCACGCACCCAGGAGGTCGGGGCCCTCCTCATCCTGGACGAGATCCAGACCGGGTTCGGCCGGACCGGGAAGCTGTTCGCCATGGAGCACTTCGGGATCACGCCGGACATCCTCACCCTCGCCAAAGCGATCGGCGGCGGGGTTCCCATGGGCGCGATGGTCACCACGCACCCGATCGCGGACAAGATGCCCAAGGGCGGGCACGGCACCACCTTCGGCGGGAACCCCCTCGCGATGGCCGCGGGCGTCGCCGCGATGCGGTACATCGCGACGCACCGACTCTGGGAGCGCGCCGCCGAGCTCGGCGCGTGGTTCCTCGAGGCCCTCCGGGAGCTGGACTCCCCCCGGGTGCGCGAGGTCCGCGGGCTCGGCCTCATGATCGGCCTGGAACTCAAGGAGCGGTCCGCGCCCTACATCCAGCGGCTCGAGCAGGAGCACCAAGTTCTGACGCTCGCCGCAGGCCCCAACGTGATCCGCTTCCTGCCGCCCCTCGTGATCGAACGATCGGACCTCGAACGGGTCCTCGAGGCCGTGCGGGAGGTGCTTCGCTAG